One genomic region from Chloroherpetonaceae bacterium encodes:
- the ftsH gene encoding ATP-dependent zinc metalloprotease FtsH, translated as MANNFFDGFNDEGSEKKKKDKDGKPKFSAIYYVMAILILIGIQITFLWSSSTVELPYSQFRQLLSEDKIQDVKISPSRVTYTIKPNVVVEFPGKQQSLFKRQTNTREFTSVAIKDESLVKLLEEKGVRYQGVADGNWFTESIQWFIFFGLFIAVYFFLFRRMNPNSQVMNIGKSKGQLYEGEENTKITFKDVAGLDEAKEEVMEVVDFLKDPKRFTKLGGKLPKGVLLVGPPGAGKTLLAKAVAGEANVPFFSLSGSDFVEMFVGVGAARVRDLFKQAKEKAPCIIFIDEIDAVGRSRGKGVMMGANDERENTLNQLLVEMDGFASDKGVIMMAATNRPDVLDPALLRPGRFDRQITVDKPDLKGRLAIFKVHSRNMPLAKDVDLKILASQTPGFAGAEIANVCNESALLASRRNKEQIEMIDFQDAIERVIAGLEKKNKVISPKEKKIVAYHESGHAIISWLKEGNDPPQKVTIVPRGVSALGYTLNMPLEDRYLMTKDELFARICGLLGGRVAEEIVFNQISTGAQNDLERVTDIAYSMVALYGMSEKVGYLSFADTSNQFLYGMSIDKKYGEETARLIDSEVKVIIDEAHQETRRMLNENRDKLERMATDLLRREVLNYKDLEEILGKRPNMDDLNTNLDFGDEEKANEAPVELPKEERAALEAAVEKLKARKAE; from the coding sequence ATGGCCAATAACTTTTTTGACGGCTTCAACGATGAGGGAAGCGAAAAGAAGAAAAAGGATAAAGACGGAAAACCAAAATTCTCGGCTATTTACTATGTGATGGCAATTTTAATTTTGATTGGGATTCAGATTACGTTTTTGTGGTCTAGCTCTACAGTAGAACTGCCTTACAGCCAGTTTCGTCAGTTGCTTTCTGAAGATAAAATTCAGGATGTAAAGATTTCGCCCTCTCGCGTCACCTATACCATCAAGCCTAATGTGGTTGTTGAGTTTCCGGGGAAACAGCAATCGCTATTCAAGCGACAAACAAATACTCGCGAATTTACCTCCGTTGCCATTAAGGATGAAAGCCTTGTGAAGCTTTTGGAAGAAAAAGGGGTTCGCTATCAGGGAGTCGCTGATGGAAATTGGTTTACGGAAAGTATCCAGTGGTTTATCTTTTTTGGGCTTTTTATTGCTGTTTACTTCTTCCTTTTCCGCCGGATGAATCCGAATTCGCAAGTGATGAATATCGGTAAAAGCAAGGGCCAATTGTATGAAGGTGAAGAAAATACAAAAATAACCTTCAAAGATGTAGCAGGCCTTGATGAAGCTAAAGAAGAAGTAATGGAAGTGGTTGATTTTCTAAAAGATCCGAAGCGATTCACAAAGCTTGGCGGAAAATTGCCAAAAGGGGTTTTGCTGGTTGGGCCACCCGGTGCCGGTAAAACGCTTCTAGCGAAGGCCGTTGCAGGTGAAGCCAATGTTCCATTTTTCTCGCTTTCAGGTTCTGATTTCGTTGAAATGTTTGTTGGAGTTGGTGCAGCTCGTGTAAGGGATTTGTTTAAGCAAGCAAAAGAAAAAGCGCCGTGCATAATTTTTATCGATGAAATTGATGCCGTAGGACGCTCGAGAGGAAAGGGCGTGATGATGGGTGCAAATGATGAGCGAGAAAATACGCTTAATCAACTTTTGGTTGAGATGGATGGATTTGCAAGTGATAAGGGTGTTATTATGATGGCCGCAACCAACCGCCCTGATGTTCTCGACCCAGCATTGCTTCGTCCCGGTCGATTTGACCGACAAATCACGGTTGATAAACCTGATTTGAAAGGTCGTTTGGCAATCTTTAAAGTTCATTCTCGTAACATGCCGCTTGCCAAAGATGTCGATTTAAAAATATTGGCATCTCAAACGCCCGGTTTTGCGGGGGCAGAAATTGCGAATGTTTGTAATGAATCTGCACTCCTTGCTTCACGCAGAAATAAGGAGCAAATTGAAATGATTGATTTTCAAGATGCAATCGAACGCGTGATAGCAGGGCTTGAAAAGAAAAATAAGGTGATTAGCCCAAAAGAAAAGAAGATTGTGGCATATCATGAATCGGGGCATGCAATTATTTCTTGGCTTAAAGAAGGAAATGATCCGCCGCAAAAAGTTACAATTGTGCCGCGTGGGGTGAGTGCTTTGGGTTACACACTCAATATGCCATTAGAGGATCGGTATTTAATGACAAAGGATGAACTTTTTGCAAGAATTTGCGGGCTTTTAGGCGGAAGAGTGGCAGAAGAAATTGTCTTTAACCAGATATCAACCGGCGCTCAAAACGACTTAGAACGCGTCACCGACATCGCCTATAGTATGGTTGCTCTTTATGGTATGAGCGAAAAAGTAGGTTATCTTTCTTTTGCCGATACCTCAAATCAGTTTCTTTATGGCATGAGCATTGATAAAAAATATGGTGAAGAAACAGCTCGGTTGATTGATAGCGAAGTCAAGGTAATTATTGATGAAGCACATCAAGAAACCCGTCGGATGCTCAATGAAAATCGTGATAAGCTTGAACGAATGGCAACCGATCTTTTGAGGCGTGAAGTTTTAAATTATAAAGATCTCGAGGAAATTTTAGGTAAACGCCCGAATATGGATGATTTAAATACTAACTTGGATTTCGGCGATGAAGAAAAGGCAAATGAAGCACCAGTTGAATTGCCGAAAGAAGAACGTGCTGCGCTCGAAGCTGCCGTTGAAAAACTCAAAGCTAGAAAAGCTGAATAG
- a CDS encoding DUF1569 domain-containing protein: protein MLDIHNSAQLSHLLNQLQPKESPVFGAFSAQGMIEHLYLSLQISNGNLPQTLHFPERKAEIIKQRLIHSPNEIPVGFKSPIVPDLPPPLIFESIEMAKTNLLTALSNFHQFFLENPDAKPMNPTMGELNKTEWETFHTKHFTHHFKQFKLI from the coding sequence ATGCTCGATATTCATAACTCGGCTCAACTCAGTCACTTGCTGAATCAATTGCAGCCCAAGGAATCCCCAGTTTTCGGAGCCTTTTCTGCTCAAGGGATGATTGAACATCTCTATTTAAGTCTTCAAATTTCAAATGGTAATCTCCCTCAAACATTGCATTTCCCTGAGAGAAAAGCAGAGATTATTAAACAAAGACTAATCCACTCGCCCAATGAAATTCCGGTAGGGTTTAAATCGCCAATCGTCCCCGATTTACCCCCTCCACTGATTTTTGAATCGATTGAAATGGCGAAAACCAATCTACTTACAGCCCTTTCAAATTTTCATCAGTTTTTTCTTGAAAACCCTGATGCGAAACCAATGAATCCCACAATGGGCGAGCTCAACAAAACCGAATGGGAAACCTTTCATACCAAGCATTTTACACATCACTTCAAACAGTTTAAGTTGATTTAA
- a CDS encoding iron-sulfur cluster biosynthesis family protein: protein MTVFITKTAQGHLEELVASGQIHSRRFRLILKGVAQAMPILEIQFDMIPSDDDAFLRQAGFEIYIDRNSKKHADGAIIDFLETPFGGTLTVENPYRI from the coding sequence ATGACTGTTTTCATCACCAAAACGGCTCAAGGTCATCTCGAAGAGCTTGTCGCTTCAGGTCAAATTCATTCACGAAGGTTTCGCCTCATTCTTAAAGGTGTTGCTCAGGCAATGCCAATTTTGGAAATTCAATTTGATATGATTCCAAGCGATGATGATGCCTTTCTTCGCCAAGCAGGGTTTGAAATTTACATTGATCGAAATTCAAAAAAACATGCCGATGGTGCAATCATCGATTTCTTAGAAACTCCATTTGGCGGCACTTTAACTGTAGAAAATCCTTACCGCATCTAA
- a CDS encoding nuclease A inhibitor family protein, with amino-acid sequence MSFSELKKLTDGLLYPSESDFPLIAFHWPEAKNFDSTSIEKFIVSRFYNNKSFHLERSMHENFLDPICKNDPTNRFNKLNQFINRNLRNPQAFLFSENDNPSEKKLFIVGSLNSGEACGFHTTLIET; translated from the coding sequence ATGAGTTTTAGTGAACTGAAAAAATTGACCGATGGGCTGCTTTACCCAAGCGAATCTGATTTTCCCTTGATCGCGTTTCATTGGCCCGAAGCCAAAAACTTTGATAGCACTTCGATTGAAAAATTCATTGTTTCCCGTTTTTATAATAATAAATCCTTTCACCTTGAGCGTTCTATGCATGAGAATTTTTTAGACCCGATTTGCAAAAATGACCCCACAAATCGATTTAATAAATTGAATCAATTCATTAACCGTAATCTTAGAAATCCTCAGGCTTTTCTTTTTTCAGAAAATGACAACCCAAGCGAAAAAAAATTATTTATCGTTGGCTCTTTAAATAGCGGTGAAGCCTGCGGATTTCATACAACACTTATTGAAACCTAA
- a CDS encoding DUF350 domain-containing protein: protein MNWQAILFSFTAMIFMLVIARYVYQAVMKINMHDAVVMKDCPSIGIAVAGYLFGVVQIIAAVLRGDGHTSFLTDALIVSAYGIGGIVLLSLLALFGFKWIHNIDVVTEVANRNTAAGIIAAGGFISTSLVIAGTVSGDNTGGDWLTAIVFFLVGQVSLHVLTRLYRILTAYDDAIEINNGNTAAALAYAGVMIGIALAIHYGLQGEFVGYGQSLIGYGKSLLVIIFFYPIRQFLVQGLVLGSGFAIYGGELDKEIARDRNISVGTIEAAAYIGTSLLITQLA from the coding sequence ATGAATTGGCAGGCCATTCTCTTTTCGTTTACAGCAATGATATTTATGCTTGTCATTGCGCGTTATGTTTATCAAGCAGTTATGAAAATTAATATGCACGACGCTGTTGTAATGAAAGACTGCCCTTCAATCGGAATTGCCGTTGCTGGATACCTCTTTGGGGTTGTCCAAATAATAGCGGCCGTTCTTCGCGGGGATGGTCATACCAGTTTTTTAACCGATGCTCTCATTGTTAGCGCCTATGGCATAGGAGGAATCGTGTTGCTTTCACTTCTGGCTTTATTTGGCTTTAAGTGGATTCATAATATTGATGTGGTCACTGAAGTTGCCAATCGAAATACCGCCGCCGGGATTATTGCTGCAGGAGGGTTTATCTCAACTTCTTTGGTGATCGCTGGGACAGTTTCAGGAGATAATACAGGCGGCGATTGGTTAACGGCAATCGTATTTTTCCTTGTTGGACAGGTTTCTCTTCATGTCCTTACAAGACTCTACCGCATTCTGACCGCCTACGACGATGCAATCGAAATAAATAATGGCAACACCGCCGCAGCCCTTGCCTATGCCGGTGTGATGATTGGTATTGCTCTTGCCATTCATTATGGCCTTCAAGGAGAATTTGTTGGCTACGGCCAAAGTTTGATCGGATATGGGAAATCTCTTCTCGTGATTATTTTCTTTTACCCAATTCGTCAATTTTTAGTTCAAGGATTGGTTTTAGGATCAGGATTTGCGATTTATGGGGGTGAATTGGATAAGGAAATTGCTAGAGATAGAAATATCAGTGTCGGAACAATTGAAGCCGCTGCTTATATCGGTACATCGCTCTTAATCACACAGTTAGCTTAA
- a CDS encoding cryptochrome/photolyase family protein — protein sequence MPNLAWIIGDQLTPSNSALQLLEKKHDYVLMVESLEHASLLNHHKHKLILCFSAMRHFREELIELGYQVLYFELEENHSFQTALKSISKKNHINRIFLMEPHEKATVEFASNFNHDPKIELTPNTMFLTDRHAFIKKNKKKKHLVMEPFYREMRKKHRVLLEKNGQPTGGAWNFDKENRLPLKSDVKLPEVYSPKKDKIDRDVIGAVEKYFPNNPGHTQDFSLPTTREESEIFFHDFVKHRLPLFGKYEDAMLANESILFHSSISPLLNIGLLDPLKLVRDVEACFKKNHAPINSVEGFIRQIIGWREFIYACYWLKMSETDYHKENFFNNTHKLPEFFWTGNTKMNCLSQVINRVIKHGYSHHIERLMILGNFALLFGVKPEEINQWFWEFYVDSYDWVVTPNVIGMSQFADGGLVATKPYAASANYISKMSNFCHSCSYNKTERTGKNACPFNYLYWDFYLRNEEKLRGNSRIGMAYQLLEKKSADELVAIRTSADEFREKIKPNSYY from the coding sequence ATGCCCAACCTTGCTTGGATTATTGGCGATCAGCTAACCCCCTCTAACTCAGCGCTTCAATTGCTCGAGAAAAAACATGATTATGTCTTGATGGTCGAATCGCTTGAACACGCAAGCCTTCTCAATCATCACAAACACAAATTGATACTCTGCTTTTCAGCGATGCGCCATTTTCGGGAAGAACTTATTGAGTTGGGCTATCAAGTGCTTTACTTTGAATTGGAAGAGAATCATTCATTCCAGACAGCACTGAAATCAATTTCAAAAAAAAATCATATTAATCGCATTTTCTTAATGGAGCCGCATGAAAAAGCCACCGTTGAATTTGCAAGTAATTTCAATCACGACCCGAAAATTGAACTCACCCCCAATACAATGTTTCTGACCGATCGGCATGCCTTCATCAAAAAAAATAAGAAAAAAAAACACTTGGTAATGGAGCCCTTTTATCGAGAAATGAGAAAGAAACACCGTGTACTGTTGGAGAAGAATGGTCAACCAACAGGTGGGGCGTGGAATTTTGATAAAGAAAATCGTTTGCCGTTGAAATCCGATGTCAAACTCCCTGAAGTTTATTCTCCAAAAAAAGATAAAATTGATCGCGATGTAATCGGGGCTGTCGAAAAGTATTTCCCGAATAATCCCGGTCATACACAAGATTTCTCACTTCCGACAACTCGTGAAGAATCAGAAATTTTCTTTCATGATTTTGTCAAGCACCGCCTCCCACTGTTTGGTAAATATGAAGATGCTATGCTCGCAAACGAAAGTATTCTATTTCATTCCTCTATTTCACCACTTTTGAATATCGGCCTTCTTGACCCTCTTAAGCTTGTCCGCGATGTTGAAGCTTGCTTCAAAAAAAATCACGCACCGATTAATTCTGTTGAAGGTTTTATACGGCAAATCATTGGTTGGCGTGAATTCATATATGCCTGCTATTGGCTTAAAATGTCCGAGACCGATTACCACAAAGAAAATTTTTTTAATAATACTCACAAGCTCCCAGAGTTTTTCTGGACTGGCAATACAAAAATGAACTGTCTCTCTCAAGTTATTAACCGAGTAATCAAGCACGGATACTCTCATCACATAGAACGCTTGATGATTCTTGGTAATTTTGCTCTGCTTTTCGGAGTAAAACCCGAAGAAATCAATCAATGGTTTTGGGAGTTTTATGTCGATTCTTATGATTGGGTCGTTACACCAAATGTTATTGGGATGTCTCAATTTGCAGATGGTGGATTGGTTGCCACAAAGCCCTACGCGGCAAGTGCCAATTATATTTCCAAAATGAGCAACTTTTGTCATAGCTGCAGTTACAATAAAACTGAGCGAACCGGAAAAAATGCTTGCCCTTTCAACTATTTGTATTGGGATTTCTATCTCCGCAATGAAGAGAAACTCAGAGGAAATTCTCGCATCGGAATGGCTTACCAACTCCTTGAAAAAAAGTCAGCCGATGAATTGGTTGCGATTCGTACCTCCGCCGATGAATTTCGTGAAAAAATAAAACCCAATTCATATTATTGA
- a CDS encoding polyribonucleotide nucleotidyltransferase produces the protein MVHTKEIDLGSGRILKLETGKLAKQADGSVVASIGDTMVLATVVAKKDEPPLGQDFLPLQVEYREKYSAAGKFPGGFVKREGKPSEKEVLSSRLIDRALRPLFPDGYYNETQVIVNVLSSDRSNDADVLGGVAASAALCLSDIPFTTPMSEVRVARINGEFVLNPTVEELANTELDICIGGTAETICMLEGEMKEISEAEMLAAIRFGHEAITKISNGISEMVKTAGKPKRAFVPMLPPSELNAYVKGICYSKLEALAAEPLAKEARAERTKEVYQETVKKTLEKFKAELTEEVLAAHPEKAVFLNEKMIKIVIHDLERDAMRRQVLKGGLRLDGRNTKQIRPISIELGLLPRVHGSALFTRGETQALVSLTLGTKKDEQLVDTLYEGPSKRFMLHYNFPPFSVGEVGRLGFTGRREIGHGNLAERAIKMMAPSESEFPYSIRIVSDILESNGSSSMASVCGGTLAAMDAGVPMKKPVAGIAMGLIKEGKEYAVLSDILGNEDHLGDMDFKVAGTKDGITACQMDIKIDGLDYKILEEALAQAREGRMHILGKMNEAIVAPRTELSRYAPRLTTIKVPVESIGAVIGKGGETIRSITLETGTEIDIADDGTITIASVSGEAAERALEIIKRITSEPEIGTIYENALVKEVRDELGAFVEILPKVEGLLHISELAHERVGKATDIVKAGERITVKLLDVQKDPKSGKPRLRLSLKALIPMPEGMEAPKPREPREPRGDYGGNRGDGRRDNRGNRDHRGDRGDRGDRGDRGDRNGGHREPRGE, from the coding sequence ATGGTACATACAAAAGAAATTGATCTCGGTTCTGGCAGAATATTAAAGCTCGAAACCGGAAAACTCGCCAAACAGGCTGATGGTTCTGTCGTTGCAAGCATTGGCGATACAATGGTGCTCGCCACGGTTGTTGCTAAAAAAGATGAACCGCCGCTCGGTCAAGATTTTCTTCCGCTTCAAGTTGAATACCGTGAAAAATATTCGGCAGCTGGTAAATTTCCCGGTGGCTTTGTAAAACGCGAAGGAAAACCAAGTGAAAAGGAAGTTCTCTCTTCCCGCTTAATCGACCGTGCCCTTCGCCCGCTTTTTCCAGATGGGTATTACAACGAAACTCAAGTTATCGTTAATGTCCTCTCAAGCGATCGATCCAACGATGCCGATGTTCTTGGCGGTGTTGCAGCCTCAGCCGCACTCTGCCTTTCCGACATTCCCTTCACAACACCGATGTCAGAGGTTCGTGTCGCCAGAATCAACGGTGAATTTGTCTTGAACCCAACGGTCGAAGAACTTGCCAATACCGAACTCGACATTTGCATTGGAGGCACCGCCGAAACGATTTGCATGCTTGAAGGCGAAATGAAGGAAATTTCTGAAGCTGAAATGCTTGCCGCCATTCGCTTTGGCCACGAAGCTATTACCAAAATATCAAATGGAATTTCTGAAATGGTTAAAACCGCCGGAAAACCCAAAAGAGCTTTTGTTCCGATGCTTCCACCTTCAGAATTAAATGCCTATGTCAAAGGTATTTGCTATTCAAAACTTGAAGCCCTTGCCGCCGAGCCGCTTGCAAAAGAAGCTCGTGCAGAGCGCACCAAAGAGGTTTATCAAGAAACCGTTAAAAAGACACTTGAGAAATTTAAGGCTGAGTTGACCGAAGAAGTCCTCGCCGCTCATCCGGAAAAGGCCGTATTTCTTAATGAGAAAATGATCAAAATCGTCATTCACGATCTCGAGCGCGATGCAATGCGCCGTCAGGTCTTAAAAGGCGGTCTTCGTCTCGATGGCAGAAATACCAAGCAGATTCGGCCTATTTCAATTGAACTCGGGTTGTTACCACGCGTTCACGGCTCAGCTCTTTTTACTCGCGGAGAAACACAAGCGTTGGTATCATTAACGCTTGGCACCAAAAAAGATGAGCAATTGGTGGACACGCTTTACGAAGGCCCATCCAAGAGATTTATGTTGCATTATAATTTTCCGCCCTTCTCTGTGGGCGAAGTTGGTCGCTTAGGATTTACAGGTCGCCGCGAAATCGGTCACGGTAATCTTGCCGAACGAGCAATTAAAATGATGGCACCAAGCGAATCCGAGTTTCCTTATTCGATTCGAATTGTTTCCGATATTCTAGAATCTAACGGCTCTTCTTCAATGGCTTCAGTTTGCGGCGGTACACTTGCTGCGATGGATGCCGGTGTTCCTATGAAAAAGCCTGTTGCTGGAATTGCAATGGGTCTTATCAAAGAAGGAAAAGAATATGCCGTTCTTTCCGATATCCTAGGTAACGAAGATCACTTGGGTGATATGGATTTCAAAGTTGCCGGAACAAAAGACGGGATCACCGCATGCCAAATGGATATCAAAATCGATGGGCTCGATTACAAAATTCTTGAAGAGGCTTTAGCCCAAGCCCGAGAAGGTCGTATGCATATTTTAGGAAAAATGAATGAAGCAATTGTTGCGCCACGAACCGAGCTATCACGCTATGCCCCAAGATTAACCACCATCAAGGTTCCGGTTGAATCCATCGGTGCTGTGATTGGCAAAGGCGGCGAAACCATTCGCTCCATTACCCTTGAAACCGGTACTGAAATTGATATCGCCGATGACGGAACCATCACAATTGCTTCGGTCAGCGGTGAAGCAGCTGAACGCGCTTTGGAAATTATCAAGAGAATTACAAGCGAGCCCGAAATTGGAACCATCTATGAAAACGCCCTTGTCAAAGAAGTTCGTGATGAACTTGGAGCTTTTGTAGAAATTCTTCCAAAAGTTGAAGGCTTATTGCATATTTCTGAACTCGCACATGAGCGTGTTGGAAAAGCAACCGATATCGTTAAAGCAGGCGAACGCATAACGGTTAAATTGCTTGATGTTCAGAAAGATCCGAAGTCCGGCAAACCACGACTTCGTCTTTCTTTGAAGGCACTAATTCCGATGCCTGAAGGAATGGAAGCACCGAAGCCAAGAGAACCGCGCGAACCGCGTGGCGATTATGGCGGGAATCGTGGCGATGGACGCCGTGACAACCGTGGCAATCGTGACCACCGCGGTGACCGTGGCGATCGAGGTGACAGGGGAGATCGGGGCGATAGAAATGGCGGTCATCGTGAACCGCGCGGCGAGTAA
- a CDS encoding phosphatidate cytidylyltransferase: protein MKSQPLSETEIGQINYQNELARKGIHSASILIPIIYYHIERDLALLLLAILFGGFFIVDLLKMFFSPLRNWYYAQFGGMLRAHEQGTRSFNGATFVSLSALILVFFFPKLIAIASFAILVVADTAAALVGRKFGKTKIFSKSLEGSIAFFVFALLVSFNTPKIHWGVALGMSFVGMIAELIPIKLGDYTFDDNLTIPLSTAVFAYVCYIFLMPESIMMISITP from the coding sequence ATGAAAAGTCAACCCTTGTCTGAAACGGAAATCGGTCAGATTAATTATCAAAATGAATTGGCTCGGAAGGGAATTCATTCAGCCTCAATTTTGATTCCAATCATTTACTATCATATAGAGCGGGATTTGGCGTTACTACTTCTCGCGATACTTTTTGGAGGGTTTTTTATCGTTGATCTCTTGAAGATGTTTTTTTCACCGTTGAGAAATTGGTATTACGCCCAATTCGGCGGTATGCTTCGTGCTCATGAACAAGGGACAAGAAGTTTTAACGGGGCAACTTTTGTCTCACTCTCTGCACTTATTTTGGTTTTCTTTTTTCCGAAGTTAATTGCCATTGCTTCATTTGCCATTTTAGTCGTGGCCGATACAGCAGCGGCTCTTGTTGGAAGAAAATTTGGAAAAACTAAAATTTTCTCAAAGTCATTGGAAGGCAGTATCGCCTTTTTTGTATTCGCTCTTTTAGTATCGTTTAACACTCCAAAAATTCATTGGGGAGTTGCTTTAGGGATGTCCTTTGTCGGAATGATTGCCGAACTTATTCCTATCAAATTGGGCGATTATACCTTTGATGATAACCTTACCATACCCTTGTCCACCGCCGTATTTGCTTATGTATGTTATATTTTTTTGATGCCGGAAAGTATCATGATGATTTCAATCACGCCATAA